One window of the Paenibacillus beijingensis genome contains the following:
- a CDS encoding alpha/beta hydrolase translates to MEERTIVTEPFVIDLGSGLKVRGEVRCAGLPGLKPVLLIAHGFKAFKDWGFFPYIAERFAASGFYTVTFNFSCNGVNETDFDELDKFAVNTYSREQGDLAAVLHAVQQRQLPLASEADARTVAVLGHSRGGGNAILFAAEHPAVKAVVTWNGVARANLFDASFEAEAASKGVAYTPNARTGQQMPISHVFFEDLKSQGERFNIAQRLSRLTERIPVLLVLGSADSERIVTGFGALREAAPAARHHLIEGAAHTFGAVHPFAGTTPALEEALNVSVRFFAENL, encoded by the coding sequence ATGGAAGAACGTACGATTGTAACGGAGCCGTTTGTCATTGATCTCGGCAGCGGACTCAAAGTACGGGGAGAAGTAAGATGCGCCGGATTGCCCGGGCTGAAGCCGGTCCTGCTGATCGCGCACGGATTTAAAGCGTTCAAAGATTGGGGCTTCTTCCCTTATATCGCGGAACGGTTTGCGGCCAGCGGTTTTTATACCGTTACGTTCAATTTCAGCTGCAACGGCGTGAACGAGACCGATTTTGACGAGCTGGACAAATTCGCGGTCAATACCTACTCCCGCGAACAGGGGGATCTGGCAGCCGTCCTGCACGCTGTCCAGCAGCGGCAGCTGCCGCTCGCAAGCGAGGCCGACGCCCGCACGGTCGCGGTGCTCGGCCACAGCCGCGGCGGCGGAAACGCTATTCTGTTCGCCGCGGAGCATCCGGCGGTGAAAGCGGTCGTGACCTGGAACGGCGTCGCGCGCGCCAATCTGTTCGACGCATCGTTTGAGGCGGAAGCGGCAAGCAAAGGCGTCGCTTATACCCCCAATGCCCGGACAGGCCAGCAAATGCCGATCTCGCACGTTTTTTTCGAGGATTTGAAGTCCCAGGGGGAACGGTTCAATATTGCGCAGCGGCTTTCCCGGCTGACAGAGCGGATTCCCGTTCTGCTTGTGCTAGGCAGCGCGGACAGCGAGCGCATCGTCACCGGCTTCGGGGCGCTGCGGGAAGCGGCCCCCGCCGCCCGCCATCATCTGATCGAGGGCGCCGCGCATACGTTCGGCGCCGTTCATCCGTTCGCAGGAACGACGCCCGCGCTGGAGGAAGCGCTGAACGTATCGGTACGCTTTTTTGCGGAAAACCTATAA
- a CDS encoding peptidylprolyl isomerase has protein sequence MKEKDFNPQDENQRNATEEEVAAQTPETALESGEKPSAARNGDEDRELEETAEASALSPLGSAVSGAAAEEERERAPKKSGASLGWMIVSLVLAILLVVVLIKPPFGGSGNETVATVNGEKITQDQLYDSLVKSGGKNTLDSLITEKLVDQEAKKQNVTVTQADLDSELQEIKKQFGTEEQFNAALQQYGMTLDDLKSQMKAQVQIRKILLPKTNVTDEQIKQYFEENKQSFNTAEQVEASHILVATEQEADAIIKQLNGGADFAAIAKEKSTDPGSKDNGGALGYFGKGAMDPAFEEAAFKLKVGETSSEPVKSSFGYHIIKVTGHKEAHTATLDEQKETIKKTLQDQAIQSMSASWMADLKSKATITNTLDNADEGAAAPGSTDTGAPAAPEAEGTK, from the coding sequence ATGAAAGAGAAAGATTTCAATCCACAAGACGAGAATCAGCGTAATGCAACAGAGGAAGAAGTTGCGGCGCAAACGCCGGAAACGGCTTTGGAAAGTGGTGAGAAGCCGTCCGCGGCGCGGAATGGCGACGAAGACCGCGAGCTGGAAGAGACGGCTGAAGCGTCGGCCCTGTCTCCGCTCGGAAGCGCCGTTTCGGGCGCAGCAGCGGAAGAGGAGCGCGAACGCGCACCGAAAAAATCCGGTGCTTCTCTCGGCTGGATGATCGTTTCACTCGTGCTTGCAATTCTGCTTGTCGTCGTTCTGATCAAGCCGCCGTTCGGCGGAAGCGGGAATGAAACCGTTGCAACGGTCAACGGCGAGAAGATTACACAGGATCAATTATATGATTCGCTTGTCAAATCCGGCGGCAAAAACACGCTTGATTCATTGATTACCGAGAAGCTGGTAGATCAGGAAGCGAAGAAACAGAACGTTACGGTAACGCAAGCCGATCTGGACAGCGAGCTGCAGGAAATTAAAAAACAGTTCGGCACCGAAGAGCAATTCAACGCGGCGCTGCAGCAATACGGCATGACGCTGGACGATCTGAAAAGCCAGATGAAGGCGCAGGTTCAAATCCGCAAAATTTTGCTGCCGAAAACAAATGTGACGGACGAGCAAATCAAGCAGTATTTCGAGGAAAACAAACAGTCGTTCAATACGGCGGAGCAGGTTGAAGCATCGCATATTCTGGTGGCCACCGAGCAGGAAGCCGACGCGATCATCAAGCAGCTGAACGGCGGTGCCGACTTCGCCGCCATTGCCAAAGAGAAATCGACCGATCCGGGCTCCAAAGATAACGGCGGCGCTCTCGGCTATTTCGGCAAAGGAGCGATGGACCCCGCATTTGAAGAAGCAGCCTTCAAGCTGAAAGTGGGCGAAACCAGCTCAGAGCCTGTGAAGTCTTCGTTCGGTTACCACATCATTAAAGTAACCGGGCATAAAGAGGCCCACACGGCGACGCTGGACGAACAAAAAGAAACGATCAAGAAGACACTCCAGGATCAGGCGATTCAATCGATGTCCGCTTCGTGGATGGCCGATCTCAAATCCAAAGCAACCATTACGAACACCTTGGACAATGCGGATGAAGGCGCGGCCGCTCCGGGATCAACCGATACCGGTGCGCCGGCGGCTCCGGAAGCCGAAGGTACGAAGTAA
- a CDS encoding voltage-gated chloride channel family protein, producing MKDGGKPVYVTLPAAFVKWIVLGGAVGLLAGSASALFLAGLDWATGARVNHPWLLYLLPIAGAAVSWLYAKFGGNSGKGNNLILEQIHDGGETIPLRMAPFTLAGTIATHLFGGSAGREGTAVQMGGALSDGLARLIRADAYDRRLLLMCGVSGGFGAVFGTPLAGAVFGLEVAAIGILRYEALIPCLSAGLIGDWTTRAWGIGHSAYSIGAVPALSAAVIAKVAAASILFGLTSRLFSELTHALKRAYAAAVPNPALRGFAGGVLIIGLVALLGTRDYIGLSLPLLEEAFRQAADPLAFLWKTIATSLTLGAGFQGGEVTPLFVIGATLGSALAPLLQLSVPFMAALGLIGVFCGAANTPIACFILGLELFGAEGAIPLFIVCSVSYLFSGHSGIYTSQRIASGKYRAFGQHEGLTGLTLAQIRRKKRE from the coding sequence ATGAAGGATGGGGGCAAGCCGGTCTATGTGACGCTGCCGGCTGCATTTGTGAAATGGATCGTGCTCGGCGGAGCGGTGGGCCTGCTTGCAGGCTCCGCGTCCGCCTTGTTTTTGGCGGGACTGGACTGGGCGACCGGCGCGCGGGTCAATCATCCGTGGCTGCTGTATTTGCTTCCGATTGCCGGAGCGGCGGTAAGCTGGCTGTACGCCAAGTTCGGCGGCAATTCGGGTAAAGGCAACAATCTCATATTGGAGCAAATTCATGATGGCGGGGAAACGATTCCGCTGCGGATGGCGCCCTTCACGCTTGCGGGCACGATCGCGACCCATCTGTTCGGCGGGTCCGCCGGACGCGAAGGGACTGCGGTGCAGATGGGCGGGGCGCTGTCCGACGGGCTGGCGCGCTTGATCCGCGCGGATGCGTACGACCGCCGGCTGCTGCTCATGTGCGGCGTCAGCGGCGGGTTCGGCGCGGTGTTCGGCACGCCGCTGGCGGGGGCGGTGTTCGGCCTTGAAGTGGCGGCGATCGGCATACTCCGCTACGAAGCGCTTATCCCGTGTCTCAGCGCCGGGTTAATAGGCGATTGGACGACGAGAGCGTGGGGAATCGGCCACTCCGCATACAGCATAGGAGCCGTTCCCGCATTGTCGGCCGCCGTTATTGCCAAAGTGGCGGCGGCATCGATTCTATTCGGCTTGACCAGCCGGCTGTTCAGCGAGCTGACGCATGCGCTGAAGCGTGCTTACGCCGCTGCCGTGCCCAATCCGGCGCTGCGCGGCTTTGCCGGCGGCGTTCTCATCATCGGACTCGTGGCGCTGCTCGGAACGCGGGACTACATCGGATTGAGCCTGCCGCTGCTGGAGGAAGCGTTCCGCCAAGCGGCCGATCCGCTTGCGTTTCTGTGGAAAACGATCGCAACGTCGCTGACGCTCGGTGCCGGCTTTCAGGGCGGAGAAGTGACGCCGCTGTTCGTGATCGGAGCGACGCTCGGCAGCGCGCTTGCGCCGCTGCTGCAACTGTCCGTTCCGTTCATGGCGGCGCTTGGCTTGATCGGCGTCTTCTGCGGCGCCGCGAACACGCCGATCGCCTGCTTTATTCTCGGGCTGGAGCTGTTCGGCGCCGAAGGCGCGATCCCGCTTTTTATCGTCTGCTCGGTCAGCTACCTGTTCTCCGGCCACAGCGGCATTTACACGTCGCAGCGCATCGCTTCCGGCAAATACCGGGCGTTTGGGCAGCACGAGGGACTGACAGGGCTGACGCTTGCCCAAATCCGGCGGAAGAAACGCGAATAA
- a CDS encoding PDZ domain-containing protein, protein METAQELLEQAWRALMGLIAQPFYYVAGLLIVLHYIRQTRMERKLFHVRLHIWPRLLVRAIVAGALAGAAVSAAGVFIGLTLTPDATLWLWGMTLVLLLLRVRYLCFAYSAGLLGLLQWGAGFTPLGSHEGVIGTFVRSLAELDIPGLLLLVALLHAAEALLVRAEGARLATPLFLEGKRGKLVGGYALQGYWPVPLLLLMPAAAGGSAAGIGLPWTPLLGGTDGSGGWTLIALPAIIGFTELTRSVVPGSQARLTARNLLVYSMILAALAAGSVFWPPLVPAAAICSLVLHEVLIRMGVRRERERSPLYVHDERGLRVLGVVPGTPAEQLGIMAGEVLHKVNGRRVRTKEDLHAALHINSAFCKLELFNLEGQLKFTQRARYEGEHHQLGVILAPDEDAGYYAAPAPASLLDLVRRSRAAHRRDVRETSF, encoded by the coding sequence TTGGAAACGGCACAGGAGTTGCTGGAGCAGGCTTGGAGAGCGTTAATGGGGCTTATCGCGCAGCCCTTCTATTATGTAGCCGGTCTGCTCATTGTGCTTCATTATATACGGCAGACGCGCATGGAGCGAAAGCTGTTCCATGTCCGTCTGCACATTTGGCCGCGCCTGCTTGTGCGTGCGATCGTTGCGGGCGCGCTGGCGGGAGCCGCGGTATCGGCGGCCGGAGTGTTTATCGGGCTGACGCTCACGCCCGATGCGACGCTGTGGCTGTGGGGAATGACGCTCGTGCTGCTGCTCCTCCGTGTCCGCTATTTGTGCTTCGCATACAGCGCCGGCCTGCTCGGTCTGCTGCAGTGGGGGGCCGGCTTCACGCCGCTCGGCAGCCATGAAGGCGTCATCGGAACGTTCGTCCGCTCGCTGGCGGAGCTGGATATTCCCGGTCTGCTGCTGCTTGTGGCGCTGCTCCATGCGGCCGAGGCGCTGCTCGTACGGGCCGAAGGAGCGCGGCTGGCTACGCCGCTGTTTCTGGAAGGGAAACGCGGGAAGCTGGTCGGCGGCTATGCGCTGCAAGGCTACTGGCCGGTTCCGCTGCTGCTGCTTATGCCCGCCGCGGCCGGCGGATCGGCGGCAGGAATCGGGCTGCCGTGGACGCCGCTGCTCGGCGGCACGGATGGGTCGGGCGGCTGGACGCTTATTGCGCTGCCCGCCATTATCGGCTTCACGGAGCTGACCCGTTCCGTCGTCCCCGGCTCGCAGGCGCGTCTTACCGCGCGCAATTTGCTGGTGTACAGCATGATTTTGGCGGCGCTGGCCGCAGGTTCGGTCTTTTGGCCGCCGCTTGTGCCGGCCGCCGCGATTTGTTCGCTTGTTCTGCACGAGGTGCTGATCCGGATGGGCGTCCGCAGGGAACGGGAACGCAGTCCGCTGTATGTCCATGATGAGAGGGGACTGCGCGTGCTGGGCGTCGTTCCCGGAACGCCGGCGGAGCAGCTGGGCATTATGGCGGGCGAAGTGCTCCATAAGGTGAACGGGCGGCGCGTCCGCACGAAGGAGGATTTGCACGCCGCGCTGCACATCAATTCCGCCTTTTGCAAGCTTGAACTGTTCAATTTGGAAGGCCAGTTGAAATTTACGCAACGCGCCCGCTATGAAGGCGAGCACCATCAGCTGGGCGTCATTCTTGCGCCTGATGAGGATGCGGGCTATTATGCCGCTCCCGCCCCGGCTTCGCTGCTCGATCTCGTGCGGCGCAGCCGGGCGGCGCACCGCCGCGATGTGAGGGAAACGTCGTTTTGA
- a CDS encoding S41 family peptidase: MLFKGRTVAAFMALTMAGSVLITLTVTEKYFSLTAPAPAAGAVSASSAAGKGGLTPKELDKLNTVMELIENKYFTDINREQLVDGALSGMVEALGDPYSTYMEKNIAEQFSETVEGSFTGVGAEITMEDGNIVVVSAIKNSPAERAGLLAKDIVLSVNGQSMSGLPLKEAVAKLRGPKGSQAKLQIRRAGMAQPIQLVLVRDDIDVETVYGSLRPDGVGIIEIRQFSLNTAKRFADELGELEKKGMKALLIDVRNNPGGVLPVVEKIVEPLIPSGKTIVQVQYRGAPAERAVSKGKGKSYPIAVLINKGSASASEILAGALKESAGAVVVGETSYGKGTVQISYDNGLGGDLVKMTVAKWLTPDGNWVHEKGIKPDVPAAPPSLYTVARLAKAKTLQPDTIGDEVKSLQTMLQGLGFDPGRKDGYYSRETAEAVMAFQTSGGLEPTGIADVKTQQSLEQAARKWVRCPQNDSQLAKAIETLKARLGGGQ; this comes from the coding sequence TTGCTGTTTAAAGGTCGTACAGTCGCCGCATTTATGGCGTTAACGATGGCGGGTTCGGTGCTGATCACGCTGACCGTAACGGAAAAGTATTTCTCTTTAACGGCTCCGGCCCCGGCGGCAGGCGCTGTGTCTGCGTCATCCGCGGCAGGGAAGGGCGGGCTCACGCCCAAAGAGCTGGACAAGCTGAACACCGTCATGGAGCTGATCGAGAACAAATATTTTACGGATATAAACCGGGAGCAGCTTGTAGACGGGGCGCTGAGCGGCATGGTGGAGGCGCTGGGCGATCCTTATTCCACGTACATGGAAAAAAACATCGCCGAGCAGTTTTCCGAAACGGTGGAAGGCTCCTTTACCGGCGTCGGCGCGGAAATTACGATGGAGGACGGCAATATCGTCGTCGTGTCCGCGATCAAAAACTCACCCGCCGAGCGGGCGGGGCTGCTTGCCAAAGATATCGTGCTGTCGGTCAACGGGCAAAGCATGAGCGGGCTTCCGCTTAAGGAAGCCGTCGCCAAGCTGCGCGGTCCGAAAGGAAGTCAGGCGAAGCTGCAGATCCGCCGGGCCGGCATGGCGCAGCCGATTCAGCTTGTGCTTGTACGGGACGACATTGACGTCGAGACCGTGTACGGCAGCCTGCGTCCGGACGGAGTGGGCATTATCGAAATCCGCCAATTCTCCCTGAACACGGCGAAACGGTTTGCCGACGAGCTGGGCGAGCTGGAGAAAAAAGGGATGAAGGCGCTGCTGATCGATGTGCGCAACAATCCGGGCGGCGTGCTGCCGGTCGTCGAAAAAATCGTCGAGCCTCTCATCCCGAGCGGCAAAACGATCGTGCAGGTCCAGTATCGCGGTGCACCCGCCGAACGGGCGGTTTCCAAGGGAAAAGGCAAATCGTACCCGATCGCGGTTCTGATCAACAAAGGCAGCGCCAGCGCTTCGGAGATATTGGCGGGAGCGCTCAAGGAATCGGCCGGAGCGGTAGTGGTTGGCGAAACGTCCTACGGCAAAGGCACGGTTCAGATCAGCTACGATAACGGTTTGGGCGGCGATCTCGTCAAGATGACGGTTGCGAAATGGCTGACGCCGGATGGCAACTGGGTGCATGAGAAAGGCATCAAGCCGGATGTGCCGGCGGCTCCGCCTTCCCTTTATACGGTAGCCCGGCTGGCCAAGGCGAAGACGCTGCAGCCGGATACGATTGGGGACGAGGTGAAAAGCCTGCAGACGATGCTGCAGGGACTCGGATTCGATCCCGGCCGCAAAGACGGCTATTACAGCCGGGAGACGGCAGAGGCGGTTATGGCCTTCCAAACGAGCGGCGGTCTGGAGCCGACCGGAATTGCCGATGTGAAGACCCAGCAGTCGCTTGAGCAGGCGGCAAGGAAATGGGTGCGTTGTCCGCAGAACGACAGCCAATTGGCCAAAGCAATCGAGACGTTGAAAGCGCGGCTCGGCGGCGGGCAGTGA
- a CDS encoding murein hydrolase activator EnvC family protein, whose translation MRKSIFLLAALLFVSLMYVPAEGQAASQVDKINKELAQVRKQMQQAALSQKQAEHDSGVVQSLKAQTAQSLQDVINQIDTVGNQINMVQGQIDRTSAKLEDAARSLDEAEARIKSGDELLQSRIRLSYTNGVVSYLDVLMSASSFSDFLDRMDSLHSIMDQDKEILEQHKKDKELVIEKKKEVEASLAEVKTMYAKLNDYKTLLGSKESQKQVMILSYNAKLEELEEISEDQQQLVMDLAKKEAELIRKRQRVRTYYTGGKLAVPLKSDYRISSSFGYRIHPISHKRKLHAGVDFADPEGTPIYAAESGVVILAQWMTGYGNCVIIDHGNGLWTVYGHIRNGGIKVEKGENVKRGEKIAEVGSTGQSTGNHLHFEVRKNGEAVNPMPYLK comes from the coding sequence TTGAGAAAAAGCATTTTTCTGCTCGCAGCCCTGCTGTTCGTTTCGCTTATGTATGTGCCGGCCGAGGGGCAAGCGGCTTCGCAGGTGGACAAGATCAACAAAGAGCTTGCGCAGGTTCGCAAGCAGATGCAGCAGGCGGCCCTTAGCCAGAAACAGGCGGAGCACGACAGCGGCGTCGTGCAATCATTGAAAGCGCAGACGGCTCAGTCGCTCCAGGATGTGATCAATCAGATCGATACGGTCGGCAACCAGATCAATATGGTGCAGGGTCAAATCGACAGAACGTCCGCTAAGCTCGAAGATGCGGCGCGCAGTCTGGATGAGGCGGAAGCCCGCATCAAGTCCGGCGACGAGCTGCTGCAGTCCCGGATTCGGCTGAGCTACACGAATGGCGTCGTCTCCTATCTGGACGTGCTGATGAGCGCCTCCAGCTTCAGCGATTTTTTGGACCGGATGGATTCGCTGCACTCCATTATGGATCAGGACAAGGAAATTTTGGAACAGCACAAGAAAGACAAGGAATTGGTCATTGAGAAGAAGAAGGAAGTGGAGGCATCGCTTGCGGAAGTGAAGACGATGTACGCCAAGCTGAATGACTACAAGACGCTGCTCGGGTCCAAGGAATCGCAGAAGCAGGTTATGATTTTGAGCTATAATGCCAAGCTGGAGGAACTTGAGGAGATCAGCGAAGACCAGCAGCAACTCGTTATGGACTTGGCGAAGAAGGAAGCAGAGCTGATCCGCAAGAGGCAGCGCGTGAGAACGTATTACACGGGCGGCAAGCTGGCCGTGCCGCTGAAGAGCGATTACCGGATCAGCTCTTCTTTCGGCTACCGCATTCATCCGATATCGCACAAGCGCAAGCTGCACGCCGGCGTTGACTTTGCGGATCCGGAGGGAACGCCGATCTACGCGGCGGAATCGGGCGTCGTCATTCTCGCCCAGTGGATGACCGGATACGGCAACTGCGTCATTATCGACCACGGCAACGGATTGTGGACGGTGTACGGTCATATCCGCAATGGAGGCATCAAGGTGGAAAAGGGCGAGAACGTCAAACGCGGCGAAAAAATCGCGGAAGTCGGCTCCACCGGCCAATCGACGGGCAACCATTTGCACTTTGAAGTACGCAAAAACGGCGAAGCGGTCAACCCGATGCCGTATTTGAAATAG